GACAAACCTTCACCAACTCCGGACTCGTTGGCGCCCACCGGCGGGCGTTAGGCGGTTGCCGCTGCGCGGGAACCGGCGTGGGGGCGATAGCCCCGATTGCGCGCCTCGGCCAGCGTGTCGGGACCGAAGCAAATGAACGTTTCTGCGGCGAGGAGCTCGGTGAGCAACGCCTCGTCGGCGCCGGTCAGGGCGTCGACGTCGTAGACCACCTGCGAGCACTTATCGCCCACATACTGATTCTCCGCGAACTGCTTGGGGCGGTCCATCGTATCAATCTCCTCTGCGATGAAAGCCAGACCCTACTTCGAGCAGTCAGGAGGCTTCATCTTGAGTTGCATCGCCATCTGCCAATGGCGGTCCGACGGCGCCGATGCTGCGCTGATAGCCGGCCTCCGCGCGGAGGATCACGACCACCTGGTCGTCGGTCAGCTCACGATCCTCAAGTTCGCCCAACACCCATGCCAGGGGCTCGTCCTCGTCCACCACCACCAGATCGTCGGCAACCGTGTCGAAGGTGCGCCCCGACGCCAGGCCCCGCCTGCCGAGATAACCGATTTGGGCGTCGACGACGGCCCGCACATCGTCGTAGCTCACCTGGGCGGACACGTCGTCGGGCAGATGATCGGCGACATAGGTCACCGCGTCCTCCACCACGTAAACGGCCCGCAGCGGTCGCTGGGCCTGGACGCCGGTGACCGACCCAACCGCCAGCGCGGCGATGACGAAGGACACCAACGCGCAGAGCACCCAAAACAGCGCGATCACGAGGGTGAGCCTGTCACAGTCCCACCACGAGCCAACGAACGGCCGAGCCGATCAACTCAGATGCCGATGGCCTGGGCCAACAGCTCCCGGTGGTAGGTCGGATCGCCGAACAACAACTCGGAGCTCTTGGCCCGCTTGAAGTACAGGTGCGCAGGATGTTCCCAGGTGAAGCCGATACCGCCGTGGATCTGGATGTTCTCGGCGGTCGTGTGGAAGTAGGCCTCCGAGCAGTACGACTTGGCCAGGGACGACACCGAGGTCAGCTCGTCGTTCATCTCGGCTGCGCACCAGGAGGAGTAGTAGGCGGCGGACTTGCCCGACTCAACCTCCAACAACATATCGGCCAGCTTGTGCTTGATCGCCTGGAATGAGCCGATGGGACGTCCGAACTGCACCCGGTCCTTGGCGTACTGAACCGCCGAGTCGAGGCACTCCTGGGCGCCACCCATCTGCTCGGAAGCCAGCGCCACGACGGCCAGCTGCAACATGGTGCGCAGCGTGTCCCACCCCGACCCCGCGGCCCCGATGAGTGTGGCGGGCGTGTTGTCGAAATCGAGCTTCGCCTGCTTTCGGGTCTGGTCCATGGTGGACAGCGGAGTACGGCCCAGCCCGGAGGCGTCGCCGTCGACAGCGAACAGGCTCACGCCCTCGGGCGTGCGCGCCGCGACGAGGATCAAGGATGCGATGTGGCCATCGATGACATAGCTCTTGGTGCCGGTCAGCGTGTGGCCCTCGTCGGAGGCTGCGGCCTCCATCTCGATGCCCGACTCGTCCCACCGACCGTTCTCCTCGGTGAAGGCGACCGTCGCGATCGTCTCGCCTGAGGCGATGCCCGGCAGATACCTGGCCTTGGCGTCGTCGTCACCCGAGTGCAACAGGGCGTTGGCCGCCAGCGCCACCGTGGAGAAGAACGGTGCACACAGCAGGCGACGGCCCATCTCCTCGAAGATCACGCAGAGCTCGACGTAGCTGTAGCCGGAGCCGCCGTACTCCTCGGGAATCGCCAGGCCCTGCAGCCCCAGTTGCTCGGCCATCTGGCTCCACACGGCGGGGTCGTAGCCCTCGTCGGTCTCCATGAGGGCTCGCACGTCGGCCTCGGCGCTCTTGTTCGTCAGGAAGTCGGCGGCGACCTTGCGCAGCTCGACCTGTTCTTCGGAGAATGCGAAGTTCATGGGTGTCCCCTGGATGAGTGGTTCGAGCCCGCTCCACAGCGGTGCGCTGCGGTGGCCTCGAGCGGTGTTGTACGCGTTCCAGTCTGCCCTGCGGGTCGATCGATGTCAGGTCAACTTGTGTACACATGGGTACTCACTGGGTCGTGCGTCGGTAGGGTGACCGTCATGGACCTCACCGGAGGAACCTTGCAACTGGGCGTTCGGCAACTTCGGGCCGAGCTTGCGTCGTTGGTTCGGCGGGCCGGATCCGGCGAACGAGTGGTGATCACCGTGGCGGGGCGTCCGGTGGCCCAGTTGGGCCCGGTGGAGCCAACGGTGGGACCGCTGACCCTGGCCGACCTCGTTGCCCGAGGCGAGGTTGAGGCACCGCGGCGGGCGGACCGCCCCGAACCGTCCTTGACCGTGCCAACCTGGGCCGGGGTGCGCCTCGACACGCTCATTCGAGAGGTCCGGGGCCGATGACGCTGGCCCTTGACACCACCGGGCTGCTGGCCCGCTACCTGGAGGGCCCAA
Above is a genomic segment from Candidatus Microthrix parvicella Bio17-1 containing:
- a CDS encoding acyl-CoA dehydrogenase family protein; this translates as MNFAFSEEQVELRKVAADFLTNKSAEADVRALMETDEGYDPAVWSQMAEQLGLQGLAIPEEYGGSGYSYVELCVIFEEMGRRLLCAPFFSTVALAANALLHSGDDDAKARYLPGIASGETIATVAFTEENGRWDESGIEMEAAASDEGHTLTGTKSYVIDGHIASLILVAARTPEGVSLFAVDGDASGLGRTPLSTMDQTRKQAKLDFDNTPATLIGAAGSGWDTLRTMLQLAVVALASEQMGGAQECLDSAVQYAKDRVQFGRPIGSFQAIKHKLADMLLEVESGKSAAYYSSWCAAEMNDELTSVSSLAKSYCSEAYFHTTAENIQIHGGIGFTWEHPAHLYFKRAKSSELLFGDPTYHRELLAQAIGI
- a CDS encoding type II toxin-antitoxin system Phd/YefM family antitoxin — translated: MDLTGGTLQLGVRQLRAELASLVRRAGSGERVVITVAGRPVAQLGPVEPTVGPLTLADLVARGEVEAPRRADRPEPSLTVPTWAGVRLDTLIREVRGR